In one window of Gossypium hirsutum isolate 1008001.06 chromosome A01, Gossypium_hirsutum_v2.1, whole genome shotgun sequence DNA:
- the LOC121230749 gene encoding senescence associated gene 20, translating to MESKKNEAMVSNPEMQNKAIVDTLYKALAHGDTSTVVKLLTTDLEWWFHGPPRCHHMMRMLTGESSHSEFRFEPRSIEVVGDCVIAEGWEGAQVYWVHVWTLKDGLITQFREYFNTWLTVRDVKPPRWEIGSDNHTLWQSQPRDLARRSLPGLLLAI from the exons ATGGAATCCAAAAAGAATGAAGCTATGGTCTCAAACCCAGAAATGCAAAATAAGGCAATTGTGGATACACTTTATAAAGCATTGGCACATGGTGACACCAGCACCGTTGTCAAACTTCTAACAACTGACCTGGAATGGTGGTTCCATGGGCCTCCTCGGTGCCACCATATGATGCGGATGCTCACCGGGGAGTCCAGCCACAGCGAGTTTAGGTTCGAGCCAAGGAGCATCGAGGTGGTTGGTGATTGCGTGATTGCAGAGGGTTG GGAAGGAGCACAAGTGTATTGGGTACATGTATGGACATTGAAAGACGGTTTAATTACCCAATTTAGGGAGTACTTTAATACATGGCTGACTGTGAGGGATGTGAAGCCGCCTCGCTGGGAAATCGGGAGCGACAACCACACTCTGTGGCAGAGCCAGCCTAGGGACTTGGCACGCCGCTCATTGCCTGGCCTTTTGCTAGCCATATAG